One genomic region from Gemmatimonadota bacterium encodes:
- the acs gene encoding acetate--CoA ligase, with product MSHRAGDALDVLLTETRRFPPSEAFKDQAVLSDPGVYARAAADPEAYWASWAEELEWFTPWDTVLEWTPPHARWFSGGTLNVAYNCLDRHVRGPRRNQAALIWEGEPQDERRTYTYWDLYREVCQFANVLKELGVEKGDRVAIYLPMIPEAAIAMLACARIGAPHSVVFGGFSPDSLADRINDAEAKVLVTADGGYRRGQVVPLKAAADRALEKCPTIESCVVVGRGFGLSRVSGVHMTKGRDYWWHELMDAASAECPAEPMESEDILYILYTSGTTGKPKGVVHHTGGYLTQVYATTKTVFDLKDDDVYWCTADVGWVTGHSYIVYGPLACGATVLMYEGAPDWPHRGRFWEICEKYGVSVFYTAPTAIRAFMRWGEEWPARYDLSRLRLLGSVGEPINPEAWMWYHRVIGGERCPIVDTWWQTETGAIMITPLPGITETRPGSATHPFPGISATILNEEGKEAHAGYLAVTRPWPSMIRTVWGDDARFHEQYWSRWEGTYFPGDGAKRDDDGYLWVLGRVDDVLNVAGHRIGTMEVESALVDHHSVAEAAVVGKAHEIKGQAVAAFVTLKEGVEGSHAMLEELRQHVADKIGAIARPETILFTAALPKTRSGKIMRRLLRDIADGRAVGDTTTLADPEVILALKTRYEEEGAEA from the coding sequence ATGAGCCACCGCGCAGGCGACGCCCTCGACGTCCTGCTGACCGAGACCCGCCGCTTCCCGCCGTCCGAGGCCTTCAAGGACCAGGCGGTCCTGTCCGACCCGGGTGTCTACGCGCGCGCCGCCGCCGACCCGGAGGCGTACTGGGCGTCCTGGGCCGAGGAGCTCGAGTGGTTCACGCCGTGGGACACGGTGCTGGAGTGGACGCCGCCCCATGCGCGCTGGTTCTCGGGAGGCACGCTCAACGTCGCGTACAACTGCCTGGACCGGCACGTGCGCGGCCCCCGGCGCAACCAGGCCGCGCTGATCTGGGAGGGTGAGCCCCAGGACGAGCGGCGCACCTACACGTACTGGGACCTGTACCGCGAGGTCTGCCAGTTCGCCAACGTGCTCAAGGAGCTCGGCGTCGAGAAGGGCGACCGCGTCGCGATCTATCTGCCGATGATCCCGGAGGCGGCGATCGCGATGCTCGCCTGCGCCCGCATCGGCGCGCCCCATTCGGTCGTCTTTGGTGGGTTCAGCCCCGATTCGCTCGCCGATCGCATCAACGACGCCGAGGCCAAGGTGCTGGTCACGGCGGACGGGGGCTATCGGCGCGGGCAGGTGGTCCCGCTCAAGGCCGCGGCCGACCGGGCGCTGGAGAAGTGCCCCACCATCGAGAGCTGCGTGGTGGTGGGACGTGGCTTCGGGCTCTCGCGCGTGTCCGGCGTGCACATGACCAAGGGACGCGACTACTGGTGGCACGAGCTGATGGACGCGGCTTCGGCGGAGTGTCCCGCCGAGCCGATGGAGTCGGAGGACATCCTCTACATCCTCTACACCTCCGGCACGACCGGGAAGCCCAAGGGGGTCGTGCATCACACCGGCGGGTACCTCACGCAGGTGTACGCGACCACAAAGACCGTCTTCGATCTCAAGGACGACGACGTCTACTGGTGCACGGCCGACGTGGGCTGGGTGACGGGCCACAGCTACATCGTCTACGGGCCGCTCGCGTGCGGCGCCACGGTGCTCATGTACGAGGGCGCGCCGGACTGGCCGCATCGCGGCCGCTTCTGGGAGATTTGCGAGAAGTACGGCGTGAGCGTGTTCTACACCGCGCCCACGGCCATCCGCGCCTTCATGCGCTGGGGTGAGGAGTGGCCGGCCAGGTACGATCTGTCCCGTCTGCGTCTGCTGGGGTCGGTGGGGGAGCCCATCAACCCCGAGGCGTGGATGTGGTACCACCGGGTGATCGGCGGCGAGCGCTGTCCCATCGTGGACACGTGGTGGCAGACGGAGACCGGGGCCATCATGATCACGCCGCTTCCCGGGATCACGGAGACCCGTCCCGGGAGTGCTACCCACCCCTTCCCGGGCATCTCGGCGACCATCCTGAACGAAGAGGGGAAGGAGGCGCACGCGGGCTACCTGGCCGTCACGCGTCCCTGGCCGTCCATGATCCGCACCGTGTGGGGAGACGACGCGCGCTTCCACGAGCAGTACTGGTCCAGGTGGGAGGGCACCTACTTCCCCGGCGACGGCGCCAAGCGCGACGACGACGGGTACCTGTGGGTCCTGGGTCGTGTCGATGACGTCCTCAACGTGGCGGGGCACCGCATCGGCACCATGGAGGTGGAGAGCGCCCTGGTGGACCATCACTCCGTGGCGGAAGCGGCGGTGGTGGGGAAGGCGCACGAGATCAAGGGTCAGGCGGTGGCGGCCTTCGTCACCCTGAAGGAAGGCGTCGAGGGATCCCACGCGATGCTCGAGGAGCTGCGGCAGCACGTTGCGGACAAGATCGGCGCCATCGCGCGGCCGGAGACCATCCTCTTCACGGCCGCGCTGCCCAAGACCCGGTCGGGGAAGATCATGCGCCGCCTGCTCCGCGACATCGCCGACGGCCGCGCCGTCGGCGACACCACCACGCTCGCCGATCCCGAGGTGATCCTGGCGCTCAAGACCCGCTACGAGGAGGAAGGCGCCGAGGCCTGA
- a CDS encoding DinB family protein produces the protein MSVFSNPASGAPEHARAYVDAVLGLVEDRDRLEILRTSPAWFADAVTGLEEAALLRPEAPGKWSIGQVLQHLADSELVWGYRLRRILSEDRPTLHGFDQDAWADALDYATGDAQLALDVFRALRSVHVRLLERAGPDALRRVGVHAERGEESLDHLVSLYAGHDLAHRRQVERIRALYA, from the coding sequence ATGTCCGTCTTCAGCAATCCGGCGTCGGGAGCGCCCGAGCACGCCCGCGCCTACGTAGACGCCGTGCTCGGGCTCGTGGAGGACCGCGACCGCCTCGAGATCCTGCGTACGTCCCCGGCCTGGTTCGCGGACGCGGTCACGGGGTTGGAGGAGGCTGCGCTCCTGCGACCGGAAGCGCCCGGGAAATGGTCCATCGGCCAGGTGCTGCAGCACCTGGCCGATTCCGAGCTGGTCTGGGGCTACCGGCTGCGGCGGATCCTGAGCGAGGACCGCCCGACGTTGCACGGGTTCGACCAGGACGCCTGGGCGGACGCGCTCGACTACGCCACCGGTGATGCGCAGCTCGCCCTGGACGTATTCCGCGCGCTGCGCTCGGTGCACGTCCGTCTGCTCGAGCGCGCCGGCCCGGACGCGCTGCGGCGCGTCGGCGTGCACGCGGAGCGGGGCGAAGAGAGCCTCGACCACCTGGTCTCCCTCTACGCCGGCCACGACCTCGCCCATCGCCGGCAGGTGGAGCGGATCCGCGCGTTGTACGCCTGA
- a CDS encoding RNA polymerase sigma factor, producing MRGPIPRWMEAHQAELTRHLARMVDDPDDVADVLQHVWVRAWQRFPDGDGVKVRAWLYRVATNAALDRIAYRTRWRARLQTLAADPDGTVVDAPAAPLSERTAGVVRAALAELPPRQREAVWFRCVEGRDYGDVAERMGGTPEGARANVHHGLKRLRRALADLAEEE from the coding sequence ATGAGGGGTCCGATCCCCCGCTGGATGGAGGCTCACCAGGCGGAGCTGACACGACACCTGGCGCGCATGGTGGACGACCCCGACGACGTGGCCGACGTGCTCCAGCACGTCTGGGTGCGGGCGTGGCAGCGCTTCCCGGACGGGGACGGCGTGAAGGTGCGCGCCTGGTTGTACCGGGTGGCCACCAACGCCGCGCTCGACCGGATCGCCTACCGCACGCGCTGGCGCGCCCGCTTGCAGACGCTGGCGGCCGACCCCGACGGCACCGTGGTGGACGCGCCCGCCGCCCCGTTGTCGGAGCGGACGGCGGGCGTGGTGCGGGCCGCGTTGGCGGAGCTGCCCCCGCGACAGCGCGAGGCGGTGTGGTTCCGATGCGTGGAGGGGCGGGACTACGGAGACGTGGCGGAGCGGATGGGCGGCACGCCGGAAGGCGCGCGCGCCAACGTGCATCACGGCCTCAAGCGGCTGCGCCGCGCGCTGGCCGACCTGGCCGAGGAGGAGTGA
- a CDS encoding methylated-DNA--[protein]-cysteine S-methyltransferase, with protein MTQRVEERACAVSERELHAFLDGEVSDVEAVDLAEHVAGCPRCRARAVAERRTRSALAALDAEQAVRWHRFRSPFGTLYTARTARGLARVSWQQPDPEAFEAALAQRFPGLPVLRDRVALEPVEDEMSRYFDRELERFTVDVDLSDLGDFQRSVLQEAARIPFGEVIPYAELARRIDRPRAARAVGNALGANPVAIVVPCHRIVASNGTLGGYTGGVEYKRRLLDVEGRRDLFSEGG; from the coding sequence ATGACGCAGCGAGTGGAAGAGCGGGCCTGCGCGGTGTCGGAGCGCGAGCTCCACGCCTTCCTGGACGGCGAGGTCTCCGACGTGGAGGCCGTGGATCTGGCGGAGCACGTGGCCGGCTGCCCGCGCTGCCGGGCGCGGGCCGTGGCCGAGCGGCGGACCCGGAGTGCGCTGGCCGCGCTGGATGCGGAGCAGGCCGTGCGCTGGCACCGGTTCCGAAGCCCGTTCGGGACGCTGTACACGGCACGGACCGCGCGCGGTCTGGCCCGGGTGAGCTGGCAGCAGCCGGACCCCGAAGCGTTCGAGGCGGCGCTGGCGCAGCGCTTCCCCGGGCTCCCGGTGCTGCGCGACCGCGTTGCGCTCGAGCCGGTGGAGGACGAGATGAGCCGCTACTTCGACCGGGAGCTCGAGCGCTTCACCGTGGACGTGGACCTGAGCGACCTGGGGGATTTCCAGCGCAGCGTGCTGCAGGAGGCCGCGCGGATCCCGTTCGGCGAGGTCATCCCCTACGCGGAGCTGGCGCGCCGGATCGACCGGCCGCGCGCGGCGCGCGCGGTAGGGAACGCGCTCGGCGCCAATCCGGTGGCGATCGTGGTGCCCTGCCACCGGATCGTGGCCAGCAACGGGACGCTGGGGGGCTACACCGGGGGCGTCGAGTACAAGCGGCGGTTGCTGGACGTAGAGGGGCGCCGCGACCTGTTCAGCGAGGGGGGATGA
- a CDS encoding DinB family protein, whose amino-acid sequence MMPRKKEIRAPGELAFLERALHEGFDAEAWHGPTLRGSLRRVRAEEAARSPGADRHTIWGLALHAAYWKHRVRCRITGLESRFERSPANFPTVPERADEAAWKEDLALLDRMHGDLLAAVRALDPRTLDDPAPRRSRRDQILGAAFHDVYHAGQIRLLRRMFESG is encoded by the coding sequence ATGATGCCGCGGAAGAAGGAGATACGCGCCCCGGGCGAGCTGGCGTTCCTGGAGCGGGCGCTGCACGAGGGCTTCGACGCCGAGGCCTGGCACGGCCCCACGCTGCGGGGAAGTCTGCGGCGCGTCCGGGCGGAGGAAGCCGCGCGCTCGCCGGGCGCGGACCGCCACACCATCTGGGGTCTGGCGCTGCATGCGGCGTACTGGAAGCATCGGGTGCGGTGCCGCATCACGGGCCTGGAGTCGAGGTTCGAGCGCAGCCCCGCGAACTTCCCGACCGTGCCCGAACGCGCCGACGAGGCCGCGTGGAAGGAGGACCTGGCGTTGCTGGACCGTATGCACGGCGACCTGCTCGCGGCCGTGCGTGCCCTGGACCCGCGAACGTTGGACGATCCCGCACCGCGCCGCAGCCGGCGCGACCAGATCCTGGGCGCGGCGTTCCACGACGTCTACCATGCCGGGCAGATCCGGTTGCTCCGGAGGATGTTCGAGTCGGGGTGA
- a CDS encoding acyltransferase — MPNLPLRPVPLPPETEAAYDRWLGSIDARLEDPACDRYALCREVLTEVYGPWLRGTDGTSGATEVLALQLDARNVTLEPEYYDETDLERYDRVKPLIWLWEMFDRSPLGENVHLGIKLRRLLARRIFKRCGTNFKAFHQVKLSFGYNLEVGDNVVVHREVLLDDRGGIVLGDKVSLSDFVNVYSHSHALDDPRDVTLAPTVIERGVRVAYHATVLAGVRMHEYSMAGAGALITKDVPADTLVVGVPAHPLRDKGGRPRPGGRPDPLATE; from the coding sequence ATGCCCAACCTGCCGCTCCGTCCTGTCCCTCTCCCGCCCGAGACCGAAGCGGCCTACGACCGCTGGCTGGGCTCCATCGACGCCCGGTTGGAGGATCCCGCCTGCGACCGCTATGCGCTCTGCCGGGAGGTCTTGACGGAGGTGTACGGGCCGTGGCTCCGGGGCACCGACGGGACGTCCGGAGCCACGGAGGTGCTGGCGCTGCAGTTGGACGCGCGCAATGTGACGCTGGAGCCCGAGTATTACGACGAGACCGACCTGGAGCGCTACGACCGGGTCAAGCCGCTGATCTGGCTCTGGGAGATGTTCGACCGCAGCCCGCTCGGGGAGAACGTGCACCTGGGCATCAAGCTGCGCCGCCTGCTGGCCCGCCGGATCTTCAAGCGCTGCGGCACCAACTTCAAGGCCTTCCATCAGGTCAAGCTCAGCTTCGGCTACAACCTGGAGGTCGGGGACAACGTCGTCGTGCACCGCGAGGTGCTGCTGGACGACCGGGGTGGCATCGTCCTCGGAGACAAGGTGTCGCTGTCCGACTTCGTCAACGTCTACAGCCACTCGCACGCCCTGGACGACCCGCGCGACGTGACGCTCGCACCCACCGTGATCGAGCGCGGCGTACGCGTCGCGTACCACGCCACGGTGCTGGCGGGTGTGCGCATGCACGAATACTCCATGGCGGGTGCGGGCGCGCTCATCACCAAGGACGTTCCTGCGGATACGCTGGTGGTCGGCGTGCCCGCCCATCCGCTGCGCGACAAGGGAGGCCGGCCCCGGCCGGGCGGTCGACCGGATCCGCTGGCGACGGAGTAG
- a CDS encoding DUF2281 domain-containing protein, whose product MLRTRLLRTIEGLPENQVYQVLDYIEFLQSKYAPAAGTEASSLQRFADTLEDKLRRKALNPSTLREAFQLISAADRVLSGVSNAGKKLLNELGGVEDERPAGTATPSDPRPPAPGNGGPSSP is encoded by the coding sequence ATGCTCAGAACCCGGTTGCTCCGCACCATCGAGGGCCTGCCGGAGAACCAGGTCTACCAGGTCCTCGACTACATCGAGTTCCTGCAGTCCAAGTACGCCCCGGCCGCCGGAACCGAGGCCAGCAGCCTGCAGCGCTTCGCCGACACCCTCGAGGACAAGCTCCGGCGCAAGGCCTTGAACCCGAGCACCCTGCGCGAGGCCTTCCAGCTGATCTCGGCAGCGGACCGCGTGCTCTCCGGCGTGTCGAACGCCGGCAAGAAGCTCCTCAACGAGCTGGGGGGCGTGGAAGACGAACGTCCCGCGGGAACCGCGACGCCCTCCGATCCGCGCCCGCCCGCCCCCGGCAACGGCGGACCCTCGTCGCCTTGA
- the guaB gene encoding IMP dehydrogenase, whose product MPTKRPRASHIVGEGLTFDDVLLIPGHSTIHPKDTVLESRLTRAIPLRIPLLSAAMDTVTEARMAIAIAREGGIGIVHKNMSIERQAEEIDRVKRSESGMILNPITLGAHATLKDAHDLMARFSISGVPIVEEGGRLVGIITNRDLQFETDLSQSIDAVMTSERLVTAPVGTTLDDAERILHKHRIEKLPVVDDNGILRGLITVKDIYKRRQFPDACKDDHGRLRVGGAIGAGPRDLDRAHALVAAGVDVLVIDTAHGHSEGVLQALERTRAALPDAQIVAGNVGTAEAARALVERGADAVKVGVGPGSICTTRVVTGVGLPQLTAIMDAVDGVDGRVPIIADGGIRYSGDIVKALAAGASSVMMGSMFAGTEEAPGESFLLEGRRFKIVRGMGSLSAMEQGSADRYFQEGEQNAKKLVPEGIEARVPYKGPVGDTVFQLVGGLRSGMGYVGASDLEDLRERARFLRITSGGLRESHPHDVTITREAPNYHL is encoded by the coding sequence ATGCCCACCAAGCGCCCGCGCGCGTCCCACATCGTCGGCGAGGGCCTGACGTTCGACGACGTGCTCCTGATCCCCGGCCACTCCACGATCCACCCGAAGGACACCGTCCTCGAGTCGCGCCTGACGCGGGCCATCCCGCTGCGCATCCCGCTGCTGTCCGCGGCGATGGACACCGTGACGGAGGCGCGCATGGCGATCGCCATCGCGCGGGAAGGCGGGATCGGGATCGTCCACAAGAACATGTCCATCGAGCGCCAGGCGGAGGAGATCGACCGGGTCAAGCGCTCCGAGAGCGGCATGATCCTGAATCCCATCACGCTGGGGGCGCATGCGACGCTGAAGGACGCGCACGACCTGATGGCGCGCTTCTCCATCAGTGGCGTGCCCATCGTGGAGGAAGGCGGTCGGCTGGTCGGCATCATCACGAACCGCGATCTCCAGTTCGAGACGGACCTGTCGCAGTCCATCGACGCCGTGATGACCTCCGAGCGGCTCGTCACGGCTCCGGTCGGCACCACGTTGGACGACGCCGAGCGCATCCTGCACAAGCACCGGATCGAGAAGCTCCCGGTCGTGGACGACAACGGCATCCTGCGGGGCCTCATCACGGTCAAGGACATCTACAAGCGGCGTCAGTTCCCCGACGCCTGCAAGGACGATCACGGTCGTCTGCGCGTGGGTGGCGCCATCGGCGCCGGCCCCCGAGACCTGGATCGGGCGCACGCCCTGGTGGCGGCAGGCGTGGACGTGCTCGTCATCGACACGGCGCACGGACATTCGGAAGGGGTGCTGCAGGCGCTGGAGCGGACGCGGGCGGCGCTACCGGACGCACAGATCGTGGCCGGCAACGTGGGAACCGCGGAGGCGGCGCGCGCGCTGGTCGAGCGGGGTGCCGATGCGGTGAAGGTGGGCGTGGGACCCGGCTCGATCTGCACCACGCGGGTGGTCACCGGCGTGGGACTGCCGCAGCTGACCGCCATCATGGACGCGGTCGACGGCGTCGACGGCCGCGTGCCGATCATCGCCGACGGGGGGATCCGCTACTCGGGCGACATCGTCAAGGCGCTGGCCGCCGGCGCGTCGTCGGTCATGATGGGCTCGATGTTCGCCGGCACGGAGGAGGCCCCCGGAGAGAGCTTCCTGCTGGAGGGGCGGCGCTTCAAGATCGTGCGCGGCATGGGCTCCCTGTCCGCGATGGAGCAGGGCTCCGCCGACCGATACTTCCAGGAGGGGGAGCAGAACGCGAAGAAGCTGGTGCCGGAGGGCATCGAGGCGCGCGTGCCCTACAAGGGTCCCGTGGGCGACACGGTCTTCCAGCTCGTGGGTGGCCTGCGCAGCGGAATGGGCTACGTGGGCGCGTCCGACCTGGAGGACCTGCGCGAGCGGGCCCGATTCCTGCGCATCACATCGGGAGGGCTGCGGGAGTCGCACCCGCACGACGTGACCATCACACGCGAAGCGCCCAACTACCACCTGTAG
- a CDS encoding aminotransferase class V-fold PLP-dependent enzyme, which produces MRPHEIRPRLLLGPGPSPVSERVLAALARPTVGHLDPQLLALMDEIQEGLRRVFGTTNPMTFALSATGSAGMEAALANVLEPGDGAVIGVNGVFGGRLAEMARRLGARVVEVEAPWGEPIPEERFLDAVRRLPGARVAALVHAETSTGVEQPLDGVGRALADTDALFLVDAVTSLAGIPVEVDARGIDICYAGTQKCLGVPPGLAPITFSPKAMDRIARRTVPCPSWYLDVTLIAGYLGEERRYHHTAPVNMLYALREGLALVEEEGLEARFARHRAAGESLQAALVERGFGLFATEGFRLPQLTAVSLPGGRDEAPLRRALLERHGIEVGGGLGPAKGRIWRIGLMGEGARTSVVDRLLEGVDAVVAVEALA; this is translated from the coding sequence ATGCGCCCGCACGAGATCCGCCCGAGGTTGCTGCTCGGTCCCGGCCCCTCGCCGGTGTCCGAGCGCGTGCTCGCGGCCCTGGCCCGACCGACCGTCGGGCACCTGGATCCGCAGCTGCTGGCCCTGATGGACGAGATCCAGGAGGGTCTGCGCCGGGTGTTCGGCACCACGAACCCCATGACGTTCGCGCTGTCGGCCACCGGGTCGGCGGGCATGGAGGCCGCGCTCGCCAACGTGCTGGAGCCGGGAGACGGCGCGGTCATCGGCGTCAACGGCGTCTTCGGAGGCCGGCTGGCCGAGATGGCCCGGCGCTTGGGGGCCCGGGTCGTCGAGGTGGAGGCCCCCTGGGGGGAGCCGATCCCGGAGGAGCGTTTCCTGGACGCGGTACGTCGTCTCCCGGGTGCGCGCGTCGCCGCCCTGGTGCACGCCGAGACGTCGACCGGGGTCGAGCAGCCTCTCGATGGGGTGGGCCGCGCGCTGGCGGACACGGACGCCCTGTTCCTGGTCGACGCGGTCACCTCGCTCGCGGGCATCCCCGTGGAGGTGGACGCACGGGGGATCGACATCTGCTACGCCGGCACGCAGAAGTGCCTGGGCGTCCCCCCGGGCCTGGCGCCCATCACGTTCTCGCCCAAGGCCATGGACCGGATCGCCCGGCGGACCGTTCCCTGTCCGAGCTGGTATCTGGACGTGACGCTGATCGCGGGCTACCTGGGAGAGGAGCGGCGGTATCATCACACGGCGCCCGTGAACATGCTGTACGCGCTGCGGGAGGGGCTGGCCCTCGTGGAGGAGGAGGGCCTCGAGGCCCGGTTCGCGCGCCACCGCGCCGCAGGCGAATCCCTGCAGGCCGCGCTGGTCGAGCGCGGCTTCGGGCTCTTCGCCACCGAGGGGTTCCGGCTTCCGCAGCTCACCGCCGTGTCCCTGCCGGGCGGTCGGGACGAGGCGCCGCTGCGACGCGCGCTCCTGGAGCGGCACGGGATCGAGGTCGGCGGAGGGCTGGGACCCGCCAAAGGACGCATCTGGAGGATCGGGCTGATGGGAGAAGGCGCGCGCACGTCCGTGGTGGACCGACTGCTGGAAGGGGTGGACGCCGTGGTTGCGGTGGAGGCGCTCGCGTGA
- a CDS encoding LysM peptidoglycan-binding domain-containing protein — protein MRARTGLLALAALTGCAPVGGGPAPAPAPVADEVLPLELPEPPVAETETPAGEAPVWVDVPDEVAEAAAEDPHLDEILSSPLRNQPEIRERIDFWVNFWSTRGSAHFQRYLDRMGRYQPLVDAEIEARGLPRSLRYLPIVESGYNPGAQSRAAAVGLWQFMSGTARFKGLRVDGIVDERLDPVAATPVALDYLAELREQFGSWFMALAAYNSGPGRIGGIIRRHAPDAPRTDSLFWALSDRMPNETSHFVPRLFAATEIAMDPERYGFRLPAEIEAFDYETVEVDDAVSLDVVAELIDAEEDVILELNPHLRQRVTPPGRPFTVRVPRGRTVGFAERLAEVPQRQRVTFLQHQVARGETLSHIAGRYGIRVSTLQAANPNVNPRRMRIGQTLIIPTGGVDRARIAAATPAAPPSAGRADAAEGGGETTTTTVAVATPGGADVTHVVQRGENPWTISRRYGVPVDDLLAWNSLTKGETIHPGTRLQVRGARVVLYRVQSGDTLSGIAARHGVSARAIADANGLTLRSVIRPGDQMKIPVGGN, from the coding sequence GTGAGGGCCCGGACCGGTCTCCTCGCGCTCGCGGCCCTGACGGGCTGCGCGCCGGTCGGCGGCGGGCCCGCTCCCGCCCCCGCGCCCGTGGCGGACGAGGTCCTGCCGCTCGAGCTGCCCGAACCTCCCGTCGCAGAGACCGAGACTCCCGCGGGGGAAGCCCCGGTCTGGGTGGACGTGCCCGACGAGGTCGCCGAAGCGGCGGCCGAGGATCCCCACCTGGACGAGATCCTCTCCTCGCCGCTCCGCAACCAGCCCGAGATCCGGGAGCGGATCGACTTCTGGGTCAACTTCTGGAGCACGCGCGGATCGGCTCACTTCCAGCGCTATCTCGACCGCATGGGGCGGTACCAGCCGCTCGTGGATGCGGAGATCGAGGCGCGGGGCCTGCCCCGTTCGCTGCGCTATCTCCCGATCGTCGAGTCCGGCTACAACCCGGGCGCGCAGAGCCGCGCCGCCGCGGTGGGGTTGTGGCAGTTCATGAGCGGCACCGCCCGCTTCAAGGGCCTGCGCGTCGACGGCATCGTGGATGAGCGGCTCGATCCGGTGGCCGCCACACCGGTGGCGCTGGACTACCTGGCCGAGCTGCGTGAACAGTTCGGATCGTGGTTCATGGCGCTCGCCGCCTACAACTCGGGTCCGGGCCGCATCGGCGGCATCATCCGCCGTCACGCGCCGGATGCGCCGCGCACGGATTCGCTCTTCTGGGCGCTCTCCGATCGCATGCCCAACGAGACCAGCCACTTCGTGCCCCGCCTGTTCGCGGCCACCGAGATCGCCATGGACCCGGAGCGCTACGGGTTCCGGCTCCCCGCCGAGATCGAGGCGTTCGACTACGAGACCGTGGAGGTGGACGATGCGGTGTCGTTGGACGTGGTGGCCGAGCTGATCGACGCCGAGGAGGACGTGATCCTCGAGTTGAACCCGCATCTGCGGCAGCGCGTGACGCCTCCGGGCCGTCCCTTCACGGTACGCGTGCCCCGGGGACGCACCGTCGGCTTCGCCGAGCGCCTGGCCGAGGTGCCCCAACGCCAGCGGGTCACCTTCCTGCAGCACCAGGTGGCGCGCGGCGAGACGCTCTCCCACATCGCCGGCCGCTACGGCATCCGCGTGTCCACCCTGCAAGCGGCCAATCCCAACGTGAACCCGCGCCGCATGCGGATCGGGCAGACGCTGATCATCCCGACCGGCGGGGTGGACCGTGCGCGCATCGCGGCCGCCACGCCGGCCGCTCCGCCGAGCGCGGGCCGCGCGGACGCGGCCGAGGGCGGCGGGGAGACCACGACGACCACCGTCGCCGTCGCGACACCGGGCGGGGCGGACGTCACCCACGTGGTCCAACGCGGCGAGAACCCCTGGACCATCTCGCGGCGCTACGGCGTCCCGGTGGACGATCTGCTCGCCTGGAACTCGCTGACCAAGGGCGAGACGATCCATCCCGGCACGCGTCTCCAGGTGCGGGGCGCCCGCGTGGTGCTCTACCGGGTGCAGTCGGGGGACACCCTGTCGGGGATCGCCGCCCGCCACGGCGTGAGCGCGCGTGCGATCGCGGACGCCAATGGGCTCACGCTCCGGTCGGTGATCCGGCCGGGCGACCAGATGAAGATCCCCGTGGGGGGGAACTAG
- the moaC gene encoding cyclic pyranopterin monophosphate synthase MoaC, producing the protein MDASGHPPDDDALTHLRTDGSAHMVDVGGKAISGRTAIAEGRIRMSAEALERVIRGDGKKGEVLGTARLAGILGGKRTADLIPLCHALPETSFDVDVQPAPELPGVRVTATARVHGRTGVEMEALMAASVALLTVYDMVKAVDRGMVIEAVRLVEKSGGRSGTWRAGTD; encoded by the coding sequence ATGGACGCCTCCGGTCACCCGCCCGACGACGACGCCTTGACCCACCTGCGCACGGACGGATCGGCGCACATGGTGGACGTGGGCGGCAAGGCCATCAGCGGTCGCACCGCGATCGCGGAAGGGCGGATCCGCATGAGCGCGGAGGCGCTCGAGCGCGTGATCCGGGGCGACGGCAAGAAGGGCGAGGTGCTGGGGACGGCGCGCCTGGCCGGCATCCTGGGCGGCAAGCGCACCGCGGACCTCATCCCGTTGTGTCACGCCCTGCCGGAGACCTCGTTCGACGTGGACGTCCAGCCCGCCCCGGAGCTGCCCGGCGTGCGGGTGACGGCCACGGCGCGCGTGCACGGCCGGACCGGCGTGGAGATGGAGGCGCTGATGGCGGCCAGCGTGGCGCTGCTGACCGTGTACGACATGGTCAAGGCCGTGGACCGGGGGATGGTGATCGAAGCGGTGCGGCTGGTGGAGAAGTCGGGCGGGCGCTCGGGGACCTGGCGCGCCGGCACCGACTGA